From Bradyrhizobium sp. AZCC 1610:
GGTTCAGGATATCTATGACCGCGTCTGAGGTGCGGCCGGGTGGGAGGCAGCACCCGCATCGAGGACGACGTACGTCGCAGCGAAGGCTGTGTGTGCGACACCAAGGGAGGCAGCGATGAACGCAAAGCAACAGGTCAAGGAACTGGTGAAGGATGCGTTTCCCTCGGTATGGCTGCAATGGCATTTCATGAAGCGCCCCAAATCGGCGGAGCGGGAGCTGTCCTATCTCGACAAGGTGATTCCCGATGACGCGGTGACGGTGGACGTCGGCGCCAATTGCGGCCTGTACACGCGGCGGCTGGCGCGCCTTTCCAGGCAGGTTCACGCCTTCGAGCCTTCGCAGCAGATGGCGAGGCTGCTGCGCCGAACCTCGGCGCGGAATGTGAGTGTCCACGAGATCGCACTGTCGGATCATGACGGCGATGCCGAGTTATACATCCCGCAAGGCGACGACGGCCTGGTCTATGGCCTGGCCTCGCTGGAGGCGCGAACCGATTCATCGGCCAGGTTAGTCTCTACCCATGTGCCGATCGCGCGGCTCGACGCGGTCATCAATCAGGATGTGGCGTTCGTGAAGATCGACGTCGAAGGCCACGAGTTGAACGTCCTGAACGGCGCCGTCGAACTTCTGGAGCGTTGCCAGCCGGTATTTTTGGTGGAGGCGGAAGACCGCCATCGCGCCGAGGCGACGCGCTCGGTGTTCGAATTCTTCCGGAGTAAATCCTATCGGGGGTTCTTCCTTAAGGACAGCGAGGTGATCGGCGTCGAACAGTTCGATTCCCGCAGGCTCCAGGATGCCGGTGCGCTGCGACCGGACGGCGGACGCAAGGACGGACGGTTCTACGTCAACAATTTCTTTTTCTTTCCCCGTCATCTCGACGGTGAATCGATACTGAGCAGCTAGCCCGTCGTTTCACCTTTTATCTCCGTCGGCGCAGGGCCGCGCGCGGCTTTTCAGACAGGAACCGTAATGCATATAGCGATGATTGGCGCCGGCTATGTCGGGCTGGTGTCAGGGGCGTGTTTTTCCGATTTCGGGCATCAGGTCGTCTGTATCGATAGCAACGCCGAGAAAGTTGCCAGCCTCAACAACGGAGAGATGCCGATTCACGAACCCGGACTTGCCGAACTGGTGGCGCGAAATGTCGGCCAGGGCCGCCTGTCATTTGCGAGCGATCTGAAGTCGGCCGTGCGCGAAGCGGAGGTGGTGTTCATCGCGGTCGGCACGCCGTCGCGCCGCGGCGATGGTCACGCCGATCTTTCCTATGTCTATGCGGCGGCGCGCGAGATCGCGGGCGCGCTCCCGGAACGGGCAGTGGTGGTTACCAAGTCGACGGTTCCGGTCGGGACCGGCGACGAGGTCGAGCGCATCATCCGCGAAGAGAACCCGACAGCCACGGTTGCCGTCGTCTCGAATCCCGAGTTCTTGCGCGAAGGGGCGGCGATCCGCGACTTCAAGCATCCCGACCGGATCGTGATCGGAACGGATGACGCGCGCGCCCGCAGCGTGATGGCCGAAGTGTACCGGCCGCTTCACCTCAACGCGTCGCCGATCCTCTATACCGACCGCCGCACCGCGGAGCTGACGAAATATGCCGCCAACTCCTTCCTCGCCACCAAGATTGCGTTCATCAACGAGATTGCCGACCTTGCAGAAAAGGTCGGCGCCGATGTGCAGGAAGTCGCACGCGGGATCGGCCTCGACAACCGGATCGGTCAGAAATTCCTGCACGCAGGCCCGGGCTTCGGCGGATCCTGCTTTCCAAAGGATGCGATGGCGCTGATCAAGACCGGCCAGGACAATGAATCGCCGGTGCGGATCGTGGAGACGGTGGTCGCCGTCAACGACCAGCGCAAGCGGGCGATGGCGCGCAAGGTCGCGAATGCATTCGGCGGCAATATCCGCGGAAAATCGATTGCGGTTCTCGGCGTCACCTTCAAGCCCGATACCGACGATATGCGCGACGCGCCATCGATTCCGCTGATCACGGCGCTGCAGGACATGGGAGCCGAGGTTCGCGTTTTCGATCCCGTCGGCATGGAGCAGGCGAAGAAGGTGTTCGAGAACGTCACCTTCAGCGAGAACGCCTACCGTTGCGCCAAGGGATGCCACGCGCTCGTCATCGTCACGGAATGGGAGCAGTTCCGGGCGCTCGATCTCAAGGAATTGTCCACCATCATGGCCTGCCCCGTCATCGTCGATCTGCGCAACATCTACTCTCCGGAGGAGGTGGAGCGGAACGGCTTTCTGTACTGCGGCGTTGGTCGGCCGAAATCGGTGGCGTACTGACACGCATGCGCCGCCATGACATCGGCTGGTTAAGGATACACGGATGATAATGCCGGATCAGGCAATTCTGGTAACGGGGGCCGCGGGCTTCATCGGATTCCACGTGGCGCAGCGGTTGCTGCAGTCCGGCCACCGCGTCGTCGGGATCGACAATCTCAATGGATATTATGATCCGCGGCTGAAGGCGGCCCGGCTCGATATCCTCCGCAACGACCCGCGCTTCCAGTTCGAAAAGCTTGATGTGGCGGATCGCGTTGCGATACCGGGGCTGTTCGCGCGATATCGGTTTCCTGTCGTCATCCATCTGGCCGCGCAAGCGGGCGTGCGATACTCGCTGCAGGATCCGCACGCCTATGTCGACGCCAATCTGGTCGGCTTCGCCAATGTCCTGGAGGGATGCCGGCACAATGGCTGCCGTCATCTGTTGTTCGCATCCTCGTCGTCCGTCTACGGGGCCAACCGGAAGCTGCCGTTCTCGGTGCATGACAACGTGGATCACCCGATCAGCCTTTATGCCGCGAGCAAGAAGGCCAACGAGTTGATGGCGCATTCGTACAGTCATCTTTACGGGATCCCGTGCACCGGCTTGCGGTTCTTCACGGTGTATGGCCCCTGGTATCGGCCCGACATGGCGCTGTTCGTGTTTGCGGACGCGATCGTCCGCGGCAACCCGGTCAAGTTGTTCAACGGCGGCCGGATGCTGCGCGACTTCACCTATGTTGACGATGTAACCGAAGCCCTGGTCCGCCTGATCGACCGCCCGCCGCAGGTTGGGCAGGCTGGGCTGGGCGGAATTCAGGACCCGGGATCGAGCATCGCCCCCTGGCGCATCTATAATGTCGGCAACAACAAGCCGCAGGAATTGATGCTCGTGCTCGGTCTCCTCGAGCAGGAGCTGGGGCGCAAGGCCAACAAGGAAATGCTGCCGATGCAGCCGGGCGACGTGCCGACGACCTATGCCGATGTCGATGATCTCGTGCGTGACGTGGACTTCCGCCCGGCGACCCCGATCGAGGACGGCATCCACAGGTTCGCTAGCTGGTATCGCAGCTATTGTGAGGCGGCGGCTTAATCCGAAGCGGTTCGCTGCTCCGGCGGGCCTGAGCGAAAGTCCCGTGGCGTGGCGCCAAATCGGTCCTTGAACGTGCGCGTGGCATGGGCGGCATCGGCAAAGCCGCATTGATGCGCAAGTCTGGCGATCGAAATGTTTGCCAGCGAGGGCCGCCGCAGCAGGTCTTTGAACAATTCGACGCGCAGATGAAGGACGTGGCGTTCGAACGTGGTCTCGCGGTCGGCGAAGATACGATGAAAGGTCCGTTCCGAAATGCCGAACTCGGCGGCAAGCGCCGGCGCCGACCGAACGTTACTGATATTTGTCCTCAGATAGCCGTCGATCAGGTGAAACAGATCCGGCCGGGTGAGCTGATGGCTGCCGCCCAAG
This genomic window contains:
- a CDS encoding FkbM family methyltransferase, whose protein sequence is MNAKQQVKELVKDAFPSVWLQWHFMKRPKSAERELSYLDKVIPDDAVTVDVGANCGLYTRRLARLSRQVHAFEPSQQMARLLRRTSARNVSVHEIALSDHDGDAELYIPQGDDGLVYGLASLEARTDSSARLVSTHVPIARLDAVINQDVAFVKIDVEGHELNVLNGAVELLERCQPVFLVEAEDRHRAEATRSVFEFFRSKSYRGFFLKDSEVIGVEQFDSRRLQDAGALRPDGGRKDGRFYVNNFFFFPRHLDGESILSS
- a CDS encoding UDP-glucose dehydrogenase family protein yields the protein MHIAMIGAGYVGLVSGACFSDFGHQVVCIDSNAEKVASLNNGEMPIHEPGLAELVARNVGQGRLSFASDLKSAVREAEVVFIAVGTPSRRGDGHADLSYVYAAAREIAGALPERAVVVTKSTVPVGTGDEVERIIREENPTATVAVVSNPEFLREGAAIRDFKHPDRIVIGTDDARARSVMAEVYRPLHLNASPILYTDRRTAELTKYAANSFLATKIAFINEIADLAEKVGADVQEVARGIGLDNRIGQKFLHAGPGFGGSCFPKDAMALIKTGQDNESPVRIVETVVAVNDQRKRAMARKVANAFGGNIRGKSIAVLGVTFKPDTDDMRDAPSIPLITALQDMGAEVRVFDPVGMEQAKKVFENVTFSENAYRCAKGCHALVIVTEWEQFRALDLKELSTIMACPVIVDLRNIYSPEEVERNGFLYCGVGRPKSVAY
- a CDS encoding NAD-dependent epimerase; the encoded protein is MPDQAILVTGAAGFIGFHVAQRLLQSGHRVVGIDNLNGYYDPRLKAARLDILRNDPRFQFEKLDVADRVAIPGLFARYRFPVVIHLAAQAGVRYSLQDPHAYVDANLVGFANVLEGCRHNGCRHLLFASSSSVYGANRKLPFSVHDNVDHPISLYAASKKANELMAHSYSHLYGIPCTGLRFFTVYGPWYRPDMALFVFADAIVRGNPVKLFNGGRMLRDFTYVDDVTEALVRLIDRPPQVGQAGLGGIQDPGSSIAPWRIYNVGNNKPQELMLVLGLLEQELGRKANKEMLPMQPGDVPTTYADVDDLVRDVDFRPATPIEDGIHRFASWYRSYCEAAA